The Conger conger chromosome 15, fConCon1.1, whole genome shotgun sequence genome contains a region encoding:
- the LOC133111602 gene encoding transcriptional repressor CTCF-like, producing the protein MEGEPTGAVLEEAGDAYKAKDCRTYQRRREGGAEEDGAELLQAVGLEGAGPQQQAAAGVVEMMVMDTLDPTLLQMKTETLEHQRHPEVGVAVPGTAHEATVTTADDTQIITLQVVNMEEQQLGLGELQLVQVPVSAAAVAVDELQGSFADATAAMPKDGEPVICHTLPLPEGFQVVKVGANGEVETVEQDELQVEEQLAQSQNEDPSWAKDPDYQPPMKKTKKAKKSKLRYDTEEGKDMDVSVYDFEEEQQEGLLSEVNAEKVVGNMKPPKPTKIKKKGVKKTFQCELCSYTCPRRSNLDRHMKSHTDERPHKCHLCGRAFRTVTLLRNHLNTHTGTRPHKCGDCDMAFVTSGELVRHRRYKHTHEKPFKCSMCDYCSVEVSKLKRHIRSHTGERPFQCSLCSYASRDTYKLKRHMRTHSGEKPYECYICHARFTQSGTMKMHILQKHTENVAKFHCPHCDTVIARKSDLGVHLRKQHSYIEQGRKCRYCEAVFHERYALIQHQKSHKNEKRFKCDHCDYACRQERHMVMHKRTHTGEKPYNCSHCEKTFRQKQLLDMHFRRYHDPNFVPTSFVCTKCGKTFTRRNTMARHTESCSGETDEENGAPPKRGRPGRKRKMRSRKDEDDDSDDDHAEPDLEDIEEEDDDLLSEMEVEQAPATTPVPAPMPPPVKRKRGRPPGKANQPKPAPPAAIIRVEDECTGAVEDIIVKKEAEPAAEPDAEQGGADGGEAETVQLPVTEAAPNGDLTPEMILSMMDR; encoded by the exons ATGGAAGGCGAGCCCACTGGCGCTGTGCTGGAGGAGGCCGGAGACGCCTACAAAGCCAAGGACTGCAGGACGTACCAGCGGCGGCGTGAGGGCGGGGCCGAGGAGGATGGGGCGGAGCTGCTGCAGGCCGTGGgcctggagggggcggggccccaGCAGCAAGCCGCGGCCGGGGTGGTGGAGATGATGGTTATGGACACCCTGGACCCCACGCTCCTGCAGATGAAGACGGAGACGCTGGAGCACCAGCGCCACCCTGAGGTCGGGGTGGCGGTGCCGGGCACGGCGCACGAGGCCACGGTCACCACGGCGGACGACACGCAGATCATCACGCTGCAGGTGGTGAACAtggaggagcagcagctggGCCTGGGCGAGCTGCAGCTGGTGCAGGTGCCCGTCTCGGCCGCCGCCGTCGCTGTGGACGAGCTGCAGGGCTCCTTCGCCGACGCCACTGCCGCCATGCCCAAGGACGGCGAGCCCGTCATCTGCCACACGCTGCCACTGCCTGAGGGCTTCCAG GTGGTGAAGGTGGGGGCGAACGGGGAGGTGGAGACGGTGGAGCAGGATGAGCTGcaggtggaggagcagctggccCAGTCCCAGAACGAGGACCCCTCCTGGGCCAAAGACCCCGACTACCAGCCCCCCATGAAGAAGACCAAGAAGGCCAAGAAGAGCAAGCTGCGCTACGACACGGAGGAGGGCAAAGACATGGACGTGTCCGTCTACGACTTcgaggaggagcagcaggaggggcTGCTGAGCGAGGTCAACGCCGAGAAGGTGGTGGGCAACATGAAGCCCCCCAAACCCACCAAGATCAAGAAGAAGG GTGTGAAGAAGACCTTCCAGTGCGAGCTGTGCAGCTACACCTGCCCGCGCCGCTCCAACCTGGACCGCCACATGAAGAGCCACACCGACGAGAGGCCACACAAGTGCCACCTGTGTGGCCGCGCCTTCAGGACCGTCACGCTCCTGAGGAACCACctgaacacgcacacag GAACGCGGCCGCACAAGTGTGGAGACTGTGACATGGCCTTCGTCACCAGCGGAGAGCTGGTCCGGCATCGCCGCTACAAGCACACCCACGAGAAGCCCTTCAAGTGCTCCATGTGTGACTATTGCAGCGTGGAG GTCAGTAAGTTGAAACGGCACATTCGCTCTCACACTGGGGAGCGGCCCTTCCAGTGCAGCCTGTGCAGCTACGCCAGCAGGGACACCTACAAGCTGAAGAGACACATGAGGACTCACTCAG GGGAAAAGCCGTACGAGTGCTACATCTGCCACGCCCGCTTCACCCAGAGCGGCACCATGAAGATGCACATCCtgcagaagcacacagagaACGTGGCCAAGTTCCACTGCCCCCACTGTGACACGGTCATCGCCCGCAAGAGCGACctgg GAGTGCACCTGCGGAAGCAGCACTCGTACATCGAGCAGGGCAGGAAGTGCCGCTACTGCGAGGCCGTGTTCCACGAGCGCTACGCTCTCATCCAGCACCAGAAGTCCCACAAGAACGAGAAGCGCTTCAAGTGCGATCACTGTGACTACGCCTGCCGCCAg GAAAGGCACATGGTGATGCACAAGCGCACGCACACGGGCGAGAAGCCGTACAACTGCAGCCACTGCGAGAAGACCTTCCGCCAGAAGCAGCTGCTCGACATGCACTTCCGCCGCTACCACGACCCCAACTTCGTCCCCACCTCCTTCGTGTGCACCAAGTGCGGCAAGACCTTCACCCGCAGG AACACCATGGCCCGGCACACAGAGTCCTGCAGCGGCGAGACGGATGAGGAGAACGGCGCACCGCCCAAGAGGGGCAGAccggggaggaagaggaagatgcgCTCCAGGAAGGACGAAGACGACGACAgcg ATGATGACCACGCAGAGCCCGACCTGGAGGACATtgaagaggaggatgatgacCTGTTGTCCGAAATGGAGGTGGAGCAGGCGCCTGCCACCACCCCCGTGCCCGCCCCCATGCCCCCGCCCGTGAAGAGGAAACGCGGCCGGCCTCCTGGCAAAGCCAACCAGCCCAAACCCGCACCTC